A stretch of the Bacillus anthracis str. Vollum genome encodes the following:
- a CDS encoding TetR/AcrR family transcriptional regulator: protein MSPRIGLTLPKIVETAVEIADANGIQEVTLASLAQRLGIRSPSLYNHVKGLQDVRKHLGIYGIQQLHNRLEEAAKDKRIDEAIHALGEAYVAFVRKHPGLYEATFLRDEEVRKAGDGIVKLCLQVLQQYGLEGENALHATRGFRSICHGFASIEQQGGFGLPLDLDTSLHVLLETFIKGLRE, encoded by the coding sequence ATGTCGCCGAGAATCGGACTTACATTACCGAAAATTGTAGAAACAGCAGTAGAAATTGCAGATGCAAATGGAATACAAGAAGTAACGTTAGCTTCATTAGCGCAAAGGTTAGGGATACGTTCTCCCTCACTATATAATCATGTAAAAGGGTTACAAGATGTACGGAAACATCTTGGCATTTACGGAATACAACAGCTGCATAACAGACTGGAAGAAGCAGCCAAGGATAAACGTATAGATGAAGCAATTCATGCATTAGGAGAAGCATATGTAGCATTCGTACGCAAACATCCTGGACTGTATGAAGCAACCTTTTTACGAGATGAAGAAGTAAGAAAAGCAGGTGACGGAATTGTAAAGCTTTGTCTGCAGGTTTTACAACAGTACGGCTTAGAAGGAGAGAATGCACTTCATGCGACACGCGGATTTAGAAGCATTTGCCATGGATTTGCGTCGATTGAACAGCAGGGCGGATTTGGTTTGCCATTAGATTTAGATACAAGTTTACATGTATTATTGGAAACGTTTATTAAAGGATTACGTGAATAA
- a CDS encoding MBL fold metallo-hydrolase produces MRMMHEKTVYQLSFLPRVFPVNCYFVEEEDGLTLIDAALPYSAKGILQAAEKIGKPITNIVLTHAHDDHIGALDALKEVLPHVPVYISKRDAKLLEGDTTLQKNEPNTPIKGGVPKKVKTAPDILLEDSDRVGSLLAIMTPGHTPGSMSFLDVRNKALIVGDAFQTRGGTAVSGQMKFWFPFPAMATWSKEMALQSAEKLREYEPSLLAAGHGKMINDPEAVIELAIQEAKRNIESRKEG; encoded by the coding sequence ATGAGAATGATGCATGAAAAAACGGTATATCAATTGTCATTTTTGCCAAGAGTGTTTCCTGTGAATTGTTACTTTGTGGAGGAAGAAGATGGTTTAACTTTAATTGATGCTGCTTTGCCATATAGCGCAAAAGGAATTTTACAGGCGGCTGAGAAAATAGGAAAACCAATTACGAATATTGTATTAACACATGCGCATGATGATCACATCGGTGCATTAGACGCATTAAAGGAAGTACTTCCTCATGTTCCAGTCTATATTTCTAAGCGAGACGCAAAGCTATTAGAAGGCGATACGACGTTACAAAAGAATGAACCAAATACGCCAATAAAAGGCGGTGTACCTAAAAAGGTGAAAACGGCACCTGATATTTTATTAGAAGATAGTGACCGAGTTGGATCGCTTCTTGCGATTATGACACCGGGACATACGCCAGGCTCTATGTCGTTTCTTGATGTACGAAATAAAGCTCTTATTGTTGGGGATGCATTTCAAACAAGAGGAGGTACGGCTGTTTCGGGACAAATGAAATTTTGGTTTCCGTTTCCTGCGATGGCAACGTGGAGTAAAGAAATGGCATTACAAAGTGCAGAGAAGTTAAGAGAATATGAGCCGTCCTTGCTTGCGGCAGGGCATGGAAAAATGATAAACGATCCAGAGGCTGTCATAGAGCTTGCTATTCAGGAAGCAAAGCGGAATATAGAAAGTAGAAAAGAGGGTTAA